In Streptomyces durocortorensis, a genomic segment contains:
- a CDS encoding CDP-glycerol glycerophosphotransferase family protein, with the protein MRAAYRTDLHRPLDPNLAVYGAYWNRGVACNPAAIHARARELAPHIEGLWVVSSRHRDRMPPGVPYVIEGSRPYWRAMATATYLVNNSSFPGGFTKRPGQRYLQTHHGTPLKTMGLDQRAYPALARKADFGKILAHVAQWDFSLSANPHSTEVWDRVYPAPGEASYERLDLGYPRNDVYFTATTEDIAKIRAGLGIEEGQTALLYAPTHRDYRDGFVPDLDPERLARELGPAYVLLVRAHYFYGRSAGIAGPEGGRVIDVTSHPRVEELCLAADALITDYSSLTFDYACLDRPIVVHAPDWDAYRTTRGTYFDLLSGRPGDTPGTVTTTSGRLAEVFRTGEWRSPASAALRTAFRERFCPYDDGRAAERVVRRFFAPLG; encoded by the coding sequence ATGCGGGCCGCCTACCGGACCGACCTTCACCGCCCGCTCGACCCGAACCTCGCCGTCTACGGGGCGTACTGGAACCGGGGCGTCGCCTGCAACCCCGCCGCGATCCACGCCCGGGCCCGTGAACTCGCCCCGCACATCGAGGGGTTGTGGGTGGTCTCCTCCCGGCATCGCGACCGGATGCCGCCGGGTGTGCCGTACGTCATCGAGGGCTCGCGCCCCTACTGGCGGGCGATGGCCACCGCCACCTACCTGGTGAACAACTCCAGCTTCCCCGGCGGCTTCACCAAGCGCCCCGGCCAGCGCTACCTCCAGACCCACCACGGGACCCCGCTGAAGACCATGGGCCTGGACCAGCGCGCCTACCCCGCCCTCGCCCGGAAGGCCGACTTCGGCAAGATCCTCGCCCATGTCGCCCAGTGGGACTTCAGCCTGTCCGCCAACCCGCACAGCACCGAGGTCTGGGACCGCGTCTACCCTGCCCCGGGCGAGGCCTCCTACGAACGGCTCGACCTCGGCTACCCCCGTAACGACGTCTACTTCACCGCCACCACCGAGGACATCGCGAAGATCCGCGCCGGACTCGGCATCGAGGAGGGGCAGACCGCGCTGCTCTACGCCCCGACCCACCGCGACTACCGCGACGGTTTCGTCCCCGACCTCGACCCGGAGCGGCTGGCACGCGAACTGGGCCCGGCGTACGTGCTGTTGGTCCGCGCCCACTACTTCTACGGGCGGTCGGCCGGGATCGCCGGGCCGGAAGGGGGCCGGGTCATCGACGTCACCTCCCACCCGCGCGTCGAGGAACTCTGCCTCGCCGCAGACGCGTTGATCACCGACTACTCGTCCCTGACGTTCGACTATGCCTGCCTGGACCGCCCGATCGTCGTCCACGCCCCCGACTGGGACGCCTACCGGACCACGCGCGGTACGTACTTCGACCTGCTCTCCGGCCGACCCGGCGACACCCCCGGCACCGTCACCACCACCTCCGGCCGACTGGCCGAGGTGTTCCGGACGGGGGAGTGGCGCTCGCCGGCGTCGGCCGCGCTGCGCACCGCGTTCCGGGAGCGGTTCTGCCCGTACGACGACGGGCGCGCGGCCGAACGCGTGGTACGGCGGTTCTTCGCGCCGCTCGGGTGA
- a CDS encoding bifunctional glycosyltransferase/CDP-glycerol:glycerophosphate glycerophosphotransferase: protein MKPPLLSVVVPVHNVEDYLEDCLRSVADQSLEAIEVVMVDDGSTDGSARIAAEFAARDDRFRLVRQENAGLSAARNTGVRHTTPTVPYLAFADSDDIVVHDAYERMTASLESTGSDLVTGNVWRLTGQGRQQAWQYRWLTAPRPRTHITRDPRLLADRVAWNKVFRRSFWDAHAFAFPEGKLYEDTPVMIPAHYLAGSVDVLHEHVYYWRVREGSITRRRTDVTGVRDRIAACEEVSAFLGGRDATQRQAYDASCLRDDFGYFLDGLPMGGQAYRAAFLEGAGAFLDRAGNGALEGLPVELRIKWSLVRERRLDELLAVLAFERANGAGVFAVEGLPGRRRAVYPGVRGASARLARTDIPAVARLLEARWGADGKLRLRGYAYLRNLPAGSARQRVTVGMVRAAGGGRQVRAVPTRSVREPEATVNSGQELHSYDHAGFEMVLDPDRLPATADGGWLVGLVLAGRGTVRRVAVRAPDAGADQPLVHDLGDGRRAVLDYRGGRLRLTVSRLRALAEAHGAVEAHGSAEGAGTLELVVRVFGGAASPTALLLAREGAEERSFPVECGADGVAAAAGAGGRFTVRIPLAGLAAVPPAPHRAPREVEAETGARWRARLLLADGTRVPLPAAPDLPPPACADAAGNLVLDTAGVPVADRVEVVGDARGAVVGGARGAMPDVSRAVRVSGTYGGVHGTGPARLLLCHETLHETVPVAEAAVDRATGRFSALIVPPLPEGRWGLRLDGHPVRVLTSLAARLPRGDGALAPERRHGDRLTVVAGPALPVAERSAYGRRLLRAARYRDRRTSPLRDTVLYAGGDSPRAVHAELVRRGTDAEHLWVTGTAPGRITHVPPGATAVPVHSPAWYEALARSRRIVTDEQLPAWFERRAGQTVVQTWHGTPLGRFGTGLADTLYADHQYLATLAHRSAQWSVLVSPSRFATPWLRRSLAYGGEVLEAGSPANDVLFPPDRDKAAEEVRRELGIPAEHRVVLYAPTYRDQLAHPSSASPDRTAPGPYRWDPALDPHALARALGPGHTVLVRRHPRVTGAAQDGPGVLDVSGHPGAAGPLLVADVLVTDYAGLMFDFALTGRPMLFHAYDLEHYRDTVRGFCLDFETRAPGPLLVTTDEVAQALRDTGSLAARHADAYESFRRDYCDLDDGGAAARVADRLLAD, encoded by the coding sequence ATGAAGCCACCACTCCTCAGCGTCGTCGTCCCCGTCCACAACGTCGAGGACTACTTGGAGGACTGCCTGCGCTCGGTGGCGGACCAGAGCCTCGAAGCGATCGAGGTGGTCATGGTCGACGACGGTTCGACGGACGGCAGCGCACGGATCGCGGCGGAGTTCGCCGCCCGGGACGACCGCTTCCGGCTGGTCCGGCAGGAGAACGCGGGCCTGAGCGCGGCCCGCAACACCGGCGTCCGGCACACCACCCCCACCGTGCCCTACCTGGCGTTCGCGGACAGCGACGACATCGTCGTGCACGACGCGTACGAGCGGATGACGGCCTCGCTGGAGTCGACCGGCTCCGATCTGGTGACCGGCAATGTGTGGCGGCTGACCGGCCAGGGGCGGCAGCAGGCCTGGCAGTACCGCTGGCTGACCGCCCCCCGCCCCCGTACCCACATCACCCGGGACCCGCGTCTGCTGGCCGACCGGGTGGCGTGGAACAAGGTCTTCCGGCGGTCCTTCTGGGACGCGCACGCCTTCGCCTTCCCCGAGGGCAAGCTGTACGAGGACACCCCCGTGATGATCCCCGCGCACTATCTCGCCGGGTCCGTCGACGTCCTGCACGAGCACGTCTACTACTGGCGGGTGCGGGAGGGCTCGATCACCCGGCGGCGTACGGACGTCACCGGCGTACGGGACCGGATCGCCGCGTGCGAGGAGGTCAGCGCGTTCCTGGGCGGCCGGGACGCGACGCAGCGGCAGGCGTACGACGCGTCCTGTCTGCGCGACGACTTCGGGTACTTCCTGGACGGCCTGCCGATGGGCGGCCAGGCGTACCGGGCGGCGTTCCTGGAGGGGGCCGGGGCGTTCCTGGACCGGGCGGGGAACGGGGCACTGGAGGGGCTGCCGGTGGAGCTGCGCATCAAGTGGTCCCTGGTGCGCGAGCGGCGGCTGGACGAGCTGCTGGCGGTACTCGCCTTCGAACGGGCCAACGGGGCAGGCGTGTTCGCCGTGGAGGGACTGCCGGGGCGGCGGAGGGCGGTGTACCCCGGCGTGCGTGGCGCGAGCGCCCGGCTCGCACGTACGGACATCCCGGCGGTGGCCCGGCTGCTGGAGGCACGCTGGGGCGCGGACGGGAAGCTGCGGCTGCGCGGGTACGCGTATCTGCGCAACCTCCCGGCCGGGTCGGCGCGGCAGCGGGTCACGGTGGGGATGGTCCGGGCGGCGGGCGGGGGCCGTCAGGTGCGCGCGGTGCCGACGCGGTCCGTGCGTGAGCCCGAGGCGACGGTGAACTCCGGTCAAGAGCTGCACAGTTACGACCACGCGGGCTTCGAGATGGTCCTCGACCCGGACCGGCTGCCCGCGACGGCGGACGGCGGCTGGCTGGTCGGCCTGGTGCTCGCCGGGCGCGGGACGGTCCGCCGGGTTGCGGTGCGCGCCCCGGACGCGGGCGCGGACCAACCGCTGGTGCACGACCTGGGCGACGGGCGGCGGGCGGTGCTCGACTACCGGGGCGGCCGGCTGCGGCTGACGGTGTCGCGGCTGCGGGCACTGGCGGAGGCACACGGTGCGGTGGAGGCACACGGTTCGGCGGAGGGGGCGGGCACGCTGGAGCTCGTCGTCCGGGTCTTCGGCGGAGCGGCCTCCCCCACGGCTCTGCTGCTGGCACGCGAGGGGGCCGAGGAGCGTTCCTTCCCGGTGGAGTGCGGGGCGGATGGAGTGGCTGCGGCGGCTGGGGCCGGCGGGAGGTTCACGGTACGCATCCCGCTCGCCGGACTCGCCGCCGTACCGCCCGCCCCGCACCGCGCGCCGCGCGAGGTCGAGGCGGAGACCGGGGCGCGCTGGCGGGCCCGGCTGCTGCTCGCCGACGGCACCCGCGTGCCGCTGCCCGCCGCCCCGGACCTGCCGCCGCCCGCGTGCGCGGACGCGGCGGGGAACCTGGTGCTGGATACGGCGGGGGTGCCGGTCGCGGACCGGGTGGAGGTGGTGGGTGATGCGCGGGGAGCGGTGGTAGGTGGTGCGCGAGGAGCGATGCCCGACGTGTCAAGGGCGGTGCGCGTCTCGGGGACGTACGGCGGCGTCCACGGCACCGGCCCCGCCCGTCTCCTCCTCTGCCACGAGACGCTGCACGAGACGGTCCCGGTCGCGGAGGCGGCCGTGGACCGCGCGACGGGCCGGTTCTCCGCGCTGATCGTCCCGCCGCTCCCCGAGGGCCGCTGGGGCCTCCGGCTGGACGGTCACCCCGTGCGCGTCCTCACCTCGCTCGCCGCGCGCCTCCCGCGCGGTGACGGGGCTCTCGCCCCGGAGCGGCGCCACGGCGACCGGCTGACCGTCGTCGCGGGCCCCGCGCTCCCGGTCGCCGAGCGGAGCGCGTACGGCAGGCGGCTTCTGCGCGCCGCGCGCTACCGCGACCGGCGCACCTCGCCCCTCCGCGACACCGTCCTCTACGCGGGCGGCGACTCCCCGCGCGCTGTCCACGCCGAGCTGGTGCGCCGGGGCACGGACGCCGAGCACCTGTGGGTCACCGGGACCGCGCCCGGCCGCATCACGCACGTCCCGCCGGGCGCGACCGCCGTCCCCGTGCACAGCCCCGCCTGGTACGAGGCGCTGGCGCGCTCCCGCCGGATCGTCACGGACGAACAGCTGCCCGCGTGGTTCGAGCGGCGCGCGGGGCAGACCGTCGTCCAGACCTGGCACGGCACCCCGCTCGGCCGCTTCGGCACCGGCCTGGCGGACACCCTGTACGCCGACCACCAGTATCTCGCCACCCTGGCGCACCGTTCGGCCCAGTGGTCGGTGCTGGTCTCCCCCAGCCGCTTCGCCACCCCGTGGCTGCGCCGGTCGCTCGCGTACGGGGGCGAGGTGCTGGAGGCCGGTTCGCCCGCCAACGACGTGCTGTTCCCGCCGGACCGGGACAAGGCCGCCGAGGAGGTACGGCGGGAACTCGGCATCCCGGCCGAGCACCGCGTCGTGCTGTACGCCCCGACCTACCGCGACCAGCTGGCCCACCCCTCCTCCGCGTCGCCCGACCGCACGGCCCCCGGCCCGTACCGCTGGGACCCGGCGCTCGACCCGCACGCCCTGGCGCGGGCACTCGGCCCCGGGCACACCGTGCTGGTCCGCCGGCACCCCCGGGTCACCGGCGCCGCACAGGACGGGCCCGGCGTGCTCGACGTCTCCGGGCACCCGGGGGCCGCCGGGCCGCTCCTCGTCGCCGACGTCCTGGTCACGGACTACGCGGGGCTGATGTTCGACTTCGCCCTGACGGGCCGCCCGATGCTCTTCCACGCGTACGACCTGGAGCACTACCGGGACACGGTGCGCGGGTTCTGCCTGGACTTCGAGACCCGGGCTCCCGGGCCGCTGCTGGTCACGACGGACGAGGTGGCGCAGGCGCTGCGCGACACCGGGTCGCTGGCAGCCCGGCACGCCGACGCGTACGAGAGCTTCCGCCGCGACTACTGCGACCTGGACGACGGGGGCGCGGCGGCCAGGGTGGCGGACCGGCTGCTGGCGGACTGA
- a CDS encoding TetR/AcrR family transcriptional regulator: protein MTTERGTRRRAPAGAAVLREDVTDAIRAAVFEELAAVGFARMSIEGIARRAGVGKTAVYRRWKSKLALVLDLVAAVAAQGMPAPATGSLYGDVRAVLELAAYALRHPVASQVIPDLLVEAARNPEISETIKAALLDQQQGIAAVVVREAVARGELPEGSDPDRALDLIVGPLYWRLVVVRGELPKGYLDDLAASAVAALKQA, encoded by the coding sequence ATGACCACCGAACGGGGAACCCGCCGCCGAGCCCCCGCGGGCGCCGCCGTCCTGCGCGAGGACGTGACGGATGCCATCCGCGCCGCCGTCTTCGAGGAGCTCGCGGCGGTGGGGTTCGCCCGGATGTCCATCGAGGGCATCGCGCGGCGCGCCGGGGTCGGCAAGACCGCCGTCTACCGCCGCTGGAAGTCCAAGCTCGCCCTCGTCCTCGACCTGGTCGCGGCCGTCGCCGCGCAGGGGATGCCCGCCCCGGCCACCGGTTCGCTGTACGGGGATGTGCGCGCCGTCCTCGAACTGGCCGCCTACGCCCTGCGCCACCCGGTCGCCTCGCAGGTCATCCCGGACCTGCTGGTCGAGGCGGCCCGCAATCCGGAGATCTCCGAGACGATCAAGGCCGCCCTGCTGGACCAGCAGCAGGGCATCGCCGCCGTCGTCGTGCGGGAGGCGGTGGCCCGGGGCGAACTGCCCGAGGGCAGCGATCCGGACCGGGCGCTCGACCTCATCGTCGGGCCGCTCTACTGGCGGCTTGTCGTCGTCCGCGGCGAGCTCCCCAAGGGCTACCTGGACGACCTGGCCGCCTCGGCGGTCGCCGCGCTGAAGCAGGCCTGA
- a CDS encoding ABC transporter permease — MASQTAAPPPRVSAPVHAPGELAALAARHGLTVSGARPSLPAYVRQLWGRRHFIAAFATAKLTAQYSQAKLGQIWQIMTPLLNATVYYFIFGVLMDTKRGVEDFVPFLVTGVFIWTFTSSSITAGTRAISGNIGLVRALHFPRASLPVALALQQLQQLLFSLGALALILLVFGQYPRPSWLLAVPALALQALFNTGVSMAVARLTAKTPDIAQLTPFVLRTWMYSSGVMWSLDHLLAGDRVPHAVMVLLEYNPAALYINLMRYTLIDSYSATQLPPYAWAAAAGWALLCGVAGFVYFWKAEETYGRG; from the coding sequence GTGGCAAGCCAGACAGCAGCCCCGCCACCTCGGGTGAGCGCCCCCGTCCACGCCCCCGGTGAGCTGGCCGCCCTGGCCGCCCGGCACGGCCTGACGGTCAGCGGGGCGCGGCCGTCGCTGCCCGCGTACGTCCGGCAGCTCTGGGGGCGGCGGCACTTCATCGCCGCGTTCGCGACGGCCAAGCTGACGGCCCAGTACAGCCAGGCGAAGCTGGGCCAGATCTGGCAGATCATGACGCCGCTGCTGAACGCGACGGTCTACTACTTCATCTTCGGCGTCCTGATGGACACCAAGCGCGGGGTGGAGGACTTCGTCCCGTTCCTGGTCACGGGGGTCTTCATCTGGACCTTCACCAGCAGTTCGATCACGGCGGGCACCCGGGCGATCAGCGGCAACATCGGGCTGGTGCGGGCCCTGCACTTCCCGCGCGCCTCGCTGCCGGTGGCGCTCGCGCTGCAACAGTTGCAGCAGCTGCTGTTCTCGCTGGGCGCGCTGGCCCTGATCCTGCTGGTGTTCGGCCAGTACCCGCGCCCGTCCTGGCTGCTCGCCGTCCCGGCGCTCGCCCTCCAGGCGCTGTTCAACACCGGGGTGTCGATGGCCGTGGCCCGGCTGACGGCGAAGACCCCGGACATCGCGCAGCTGACGCCGTTCGTGCTGCGGACCTGGATGTACTCCTCCGGCGTGATGTGGAGCCTGGACCACCTGCTCGCCGGCGACCGGGTGCCGCACGCGGTGATGGTGCTGCTGGAGTACAACCCGGCGGCGCTCTACATCAACCTCATGCGGTACACGCTCATCGACAGCTACAGCGCGACGCAGCTGCCGCCGTATGCGTGGGCGGCCGCGGCCGGCTGGGCGCTGCTGTGCGGCGTGGCGGGATTCGTGTACTTCTGGAAGGCAGAGGAGACGTACGGACGTGGCTGA
- a CDS encoding ABC transporter ATP-binding protein: protein MAELKVSADPGVPTVVVDDVHITYTVNGARTGRGSATSALSRLTSRRRTPGARQVHAVKGVSFAAYRGEAIGLIGSNGSGKSTLLKAIAGLLPPSRGKVHTQGQPSLLGVNAALMGDLTGERNVVLGGLAMGMTREQIRERYDEIVDFSGINEKGDFITLPMRTYSSGMGARLRFSIAAAKSHDVLLIDEALSTGDAKFQRRSKDRIKELRAEAGTVFLVSHSNKSITETCDRALWLEAGTLRMDGPAKEVVAAYEAFTNRK from the coding sequence GTGGCTGAGCTCAAGGTTTCCGCAGACCCGGGCGTCCCCACCGTCGTGGTGGACGACGTCCACATCACGTACACGGTCAACGGCGCCCGTACGGGCAGGGGAAGCGCGACCTCGGCGCTCAGTCGGCTCACCTCGCGCCGCCGCACCCCCGGCGCACGCCAGGTGCACGCCGTGAAAGGGGTGAGCTTCGCCGCGTACAGGGGCGAGGCGATCGGTCTGATCGGCTCCAACGGCTCCGGCAAGTCGACGCTGCTCAAGGCGATCGCGGGGCTGCTCCCGCCGAGCCGGGGCAAGGTCCACACCCAGGGGCAGCCCTCGCTGCTCGGGGTGAACGCGGCCCTGATGGGCGACCTGACCGGCGAGCGCAATGTGGTGCTGGGCGGGCTCGCGATGGGGATGACGCGCGAGCAGATCCGCGAACGCTACGACGAGATCGTCGACTTCTCCGGCATCAACGAGAAGGGCGACTTCATCACGCTGCCCATGCGCACGTACTCCTCCGGCATGGGCGCACGGCTCCGCTTCTCCATCGCGGCCGCCAAGAGCCACGACGTACTGCTGATCGACGAGGCGCTGTCCACGGGCGACGCGAAGTTCCAGCGCCGCAGCAAGGACCGGATCAAGGAGCTGCGCGCCGAGGCGGGCACGGTCTTCCTGGTCAGCCACAGCAACAAGTCGATCACCGAAACCTGCGACCGGGCCCTGTGGCTGGAGGCGGGCACGCTGAGGATGGACGGCCCGGCGAAGGAAGTGGTAGCGGCATACGAGGCGTTCACGAACCGCAAGTAG